Genomic DNA from Penaeus monodon isolate SGIC_2016 chromosome 40, NSTDA_Pmon_1, whole genome shotgun sequence:
acatACAAAATCAGTCGCATATAAGgttatccacaacacacacacacacacacacacacacacacacacatatatatatatatatatatatatatatatatatatatacatatatatatgtgtgtgtgtgtgtgaatgaaactgtttgtgattgtgtttatgtttataatatgtatgaaaaaaatggcttgtacacagatatataaataagtacacatatatacacattgatatgcatatatataaacagatttgTATAGTCCTTAGTTTTCTGTTGATTATACCTTTTATTCGTTAAAATGTAATTAGTTCTTTGAGAATATACCGCGTTACAGGAATTGCTTGATCAGTCAATACGTAATTACCTTGACCTGAGCATGCAGAAGAAAGCGAAGAGCAGCTATATAAAGCGGGGCTCCAAGCACAGTCGTCAGTGTGCTTCCACATCTCGCTTTTTCTTCTCGCCGCATCTATACTCTCTATCGATAAAGATTCTTCTTGAAGAATCTAAAATGACTTCTATTAAATCTACTTACATATTACTAAGTAAGGAGAACActaatgtcttatatatatttatatttatgtgtgtgtatgtttatgtgtatgtgttgtatgtatgcgtgtgtgtgtatgtgtttttgcagTGAGCTTGTTCTCTGGCATAGTGATACATAGTGATATTAtgaactattatttatatattaatttgttattattattatcattatatatagatagatagatagatagatagatataatagatatacatttgcaatcatattatgaatagcaaaacactctaccatgttgatacaatggaagaaaaacccacaatacaaaaactagatttattgaaagtgagactacagtttcgaaatccacctggattccatcttctgggatgcaggtggatttcgaaactgtagtctcactttcaataaatctagtttttatattgtgagtttttcttccagttacattatattcttattttatttacatggAATAATGTGTGCATTACCTAATCCTTATCATCTATTTTGCAGCTTTCATTGGAATATGTTTGGCAGAAGCAAATTACTTGCCACCTTTCAATGGAAATGGTAACGGCAATGGGAATACAAATGGAAATAGAGTACATAGAAACGGCAGTGGAAATGGTAATGGCGTCAGTGGAAATGGAAATGGTGTGAATGGTAATGGGGCATATGTTAATGGAAATGGTGTAAATGGTGTGAATGGGCATTCAGAAAAATGGCAATGGCGGATATACCAATGGTAATGGTGTGAATGGAAATGGCAATGGCGGATATACCAATGGTAATGGTGTGAATGGAAATGGCGCTTATGCCAATGGAAATGGTAATAGGATATACGTTGATGGAAATGGTGTAAATGGTAATGGGGTGTATGTCAATGGAAACGGTGTAAACGGAGGATATCACAACGGAAATGGAGTGACCGTGTACGCCAATGGCATTGTGGATCCCTTCAGAGCTCTAGCTGATGCCATTGGAGGTGGAGGTGTCCCAGGTGTTGACTACCCAATCCTGGCCTTCGTCCCCGCCACCGGGTTCTCCTGCAACGGCCAACTTCCTGGATATTACGCTGATACTTCTCCTGAGGCTGGTTGCCAGGTGGGTGGCAAGACTTCTCTAAAAGTAAAgctaatcttattttattttagagtaagtgatggggggggaggggaaagaatcaTTGTTTAGGAATCACTATTATCAACTGAGGTTAAGTAAGAACtaatatatttcacattttttctaGTAGTGTTTGCAAATGCCTGTGAGAAGCAGTAAAAAAGTAAAGTGGGGCTTCAACAGAGCCGTGTATAGTTATATGgaaagaaattaattagaatCCAATTGATGGTTAATAACCATTTAAACGCACACTACCACCCAccgacccacccacacacacatatcagtgtTATCCATTGCAGTTAAACTGCATTTCTTCATTGAGTTACTAAACATATTTGCATTAAGAATCTTTAATTTCTTTATGAATAATTGACAGTTACTAATGATGCATTTCAGGTGTTCCATATCTGTCAGGCAGGAGGCAGAATCGACTCGTTCCTTTGTCCCAACGGCACAGTGTTTAATCAGCAATACTTCGTGTGCGATTGGTGGTACAACTTTGACTGTTCCACGGCTGAACAGTTTTACGGTTTGAATGCTGAGATCGGCAAGGTGAATGGAAATGGATACACGAACGGCAATGGATATACCAATGGTAATGGAATGGTGTTATCAACGGTAACGGAAATGGCTACAGCAATGGCAATGGGAATGGAGTTATCAACGGTAACGGAAATGGATACACCAACGGTAACGAGAATGGAGTTATCAATGGCAATGGTAACGGAAATGGATACACCAACGGCAACGTAAATGGCTACACCAATGGTAACGGGAAAAGAAGGGTTATAAAAGTAACGGAAAAAGGGNNNNNNNNNNNNNNNNNNNNNNNNNNNNNNNNNNNNNNNNNNNNNNNNNNNNNNNNNNNNNNNNNNNNNNNNNNNNNNNNNNNNNNNNNNNNNNNNNNNNGAAAAAAACACTTTCCGTTGCCGTTGGTGTATCCATTTCCGTTACCATTGATAACTCCATTCCCGTTGCCATTAGTGTAGCCATTTCCGTTACCGTTGGTGTATCCATTTCCGTTACCATTGCCATTGATAACTCCATTCCCGTTACCATTGGTGTAGCCATTTCCGTTACCGTTGGTGTAtccatttccattaccattgccattgatAACTCCATTCCCGTTGCCGTTGGTGTATCCATTTCCGTTACCGTTAGTAACTCCATTCCCATTGCCATTGCTGTAGCCATTTCCGTTACCGTTGATAACACCATTCCCATTACCATTTGTATATCCATTGCCGTTCGTGTATCCATTTCCATTCACCTTGCCGATCTCAGCATTCAAACCGTAAAACTGTTCAGCCGTGGAACAGTCAAAGTTGTACCACCAATCGCACACGAAGTATTGCTGATTAAACACTGTGCCGTTGGGACAAAGGAACGAGTCGATTCTGCCTCCTGCCTGACAGATATGGAACACCTGAAATGCATCATTAGTAACTGTCAATTATTCATAAAGAAATTAAAGATTCTTAATGCAAATATGTTTAGTAACTCAATGAAGAAATGCAGTTTAACTGCAATGGATAacactgatatgtgtgtgtgggtgggtcggTGGGTGGTAGTGTGCGTTTAAATGGTTATTAACCATGAATTGGattctaattaatttctttcCATATAACTGTACATGGCTCTGTTCAAGCCCCACTTTACTTACTGCTTCTCACATGCATTTGCAAACACTGCtagaaaaatgtgaaatatattaGTTCTTACTTAACCTCAGTTGATAATAGTGATTCCTAAACTATgattcttgccccccccccctcttttactctaaaataaaataagattagcTTTACTTTTAGAGAAGTCTTGCCACCCACCTGGCAACCAGCCTCAGGAGAAGTATCAGCGTAATATCCAGGAAGTTGGCCGTTGCAGGAAAACCCGGTGGCGGGGACGAAGGCCAGGATGGGGTAGTCCACACCTGGGACGCCTCCACCGCCAATGGCATCAGCTAGAGCTCTGAAGGGATCCACAATGCCATTGGCGTACACGGTCACTCCATTTCCGTTGTGATATCCTCCGTTTACACCGTTTCCATTGACATACACCCCATTACCATTTACACCATTTCCATCAACGTATATCCTATTACCATTCCATTCACACCATTACCATTGGTATATCCGCCATTGCCATTTCCATTCACACCATTACCATTGGTATATCCGCCATTGCCATTTCCATTTCTGAATGCTCCATTCACACCATTTACACCATTTCCATTAACATATACCCCATTACCATTCACACCATTTCCATTTCCACTGACGCCATTACCATTTCCACTGCCGTTTCTATGTACTCTATTTCCATTTGTATTCCCATTGCCGTTACCATTTCCATTGAAAGGTGGCAAGTAATTTGCTTCTGCCAAACATATTCCAATGAAAGCTGCAAAATAGATGATAAGGATTAGATACGCGAATGTGCACACATTATtccatgtaaataaaaatatgaatataatataactggaaaagaactcacaatacaaaaaactagatttattgaaagtgagactacagtttcgaaatccacctgcattccagaagatggaatccaggtggatttcgaaaatgtagtctcactttcaataaatctagtttttgtattgtgggtttttcttccattgtatcaacacggtagagtgtttgctattcataatataattgcaaatgtatatctattatatctatctatatatataatatataatgataataataacaattttatatataaataatagttcataatatctacatatgtatctatcactATAGCCAAGAGAACCAAGCATACACatgcaatacacacatacacacacacacgcatacatacaaacacagacacaaacatacacacacatatataatataaatatatataagacattagTGTTCTCCTTACTTAGTAATATGTAAGTAGATTTAATAGAAGTCATTTTAGATTCTTCAAGAAGAATCTTTATCGATAGAGAGTGGTATAGATGCGGCGAGAAGAAAAAGCGAGATGTGGAAGCACACTGACGACTGTGCTTGGAGCCCCGCTTTATATAGCTGCTCTTCGCTTTCTTCTACACGCTCAGGTCAAGGTAATTACGTATTGACTGATCAAGCAATTCCTGTAACGTGGTATATTCTCAAAGAACTAATTACATTTTAACGAATAAAAGGTATAATCAACAGAAAACTAAGGACTATACAGatctgtttatatgtaatatcaaTGTGTATTATGTgactattatatatctgtgtaaaattttttacacatatGCATTTAACAATCACAAAACAGTTTCat
This window encodes:
- the LOC119598032 gene encoding putative uncharacterized protein DDB_G0286901 codes for the protein MEINGNGYNNGHRNGNGYTNGKDTPTGRQRQQITNGKGTATGFTKGNGNGKRFHPKGMATQRLHQAFIGICLAEANYLPPFNGNGNGNGNTNGNRVHRNGSGNGNGVSGNGNGVNGNGVYVNGNGVNGVNGAFRNGNGNGGYTNGEWNGNRIYVDGNGVNGNGVYVNGNGVNGGYHNGNGVTVYANGIVDPFRALADAIGGGGVPGVDYPILAFVPATGFSCNGQLPGYYADTSPEAGCQVFHICQAGGRIDSFLCPNGTVFNQQYFVCDWWYNFDCSTAEQFYGLNAEIGKVNGNGYTNGNGYTNGNGNGVINGNGNGYSNGNGNGVTNGNGNGYTNGNGNGVINGNGNGNGYTNGNGNGYTNGNGNGVINGNGNGNGYTNGNGNGYTNGNGNGVINGNGNGYTNGNGNGVINGNGNGNGYTNGNGNGYTNGNGNGVINGKENGNGYTNGNGYTNSNGYTNGNGNGNGIVNGNGVSFKFLYENVLLRKVYQICTRVP